One Desulfosoma caldarium genomic window, TATTTCTTCAATCCCGGATACCCATGACATGGCAGCATTTCCCCGTGCGTGTAGACGGTGATGCCTTTGCCTTGGGTTTGTTTGAGCAGTTCTTCCAGATCCTTCAGGTCGTGACCTGAAACCAGAATGGCTTTGCCCTTGCGATGCCCCAAAGGCACTTTGGTGGGCACGGGATGACCATAAGTGCCCGTATTGGCAGCGTCCAGAAGCTCCATGGCGCGAATGTTGATCTCCCCAACGCGCAGGACGCGACCGACCCAATCGTTCAAAGCGAGGTCCAACCGGACGGTGTCAGCGAGGATTTCCTGCAGCCCCGCATAGACCGCCTCGTCTTCCTGGCCCAGAATCTGGGCGTGATCAGCATAGGCGGCCACGCCGCGCAGCCCGAAGATCGCCGTGTGCTTCAAAGATCGAATGTCCTGATTGGGTTCGGGGTCCTTGTCAAAGCCGACGGCTTCCCCCTGGCGAACCATTTCGGCTACAGAGGTCGCAGGTTGCAGAGTCGCTGGGCCTTGCGCGAAGTCGACAAATCCTCCAGCCGCCTTGACCCGGGCCTTGAGCTTTTCGCGCATTTCCACGGTTTTTTGGATAAAGCGAGCGATATCCTCGGGGTCAAAGTTCACGTTGGTGAGCGTGGTGAAAAGGGCCTCACAGGTAAAAACGTTGACTTCTCGGTCCGAGACGCCGACCTTGCGGCCTTCCACCGCCACCTGGCTCAGCCCTTTGAGCGCATGGGTCAAAAGATCCTGCAGAGCCGCCACATCGGGCTGTTTGCCGCACACCCCCAGCTTGACGCACGCTTCATTCTTGGCCGTTTGTTCGCATTGATAACAAAACATGGGTGCCTCCTTTTGATGGGGTTCAACCTGCGGCCCTCAAGAGCCGCCTTTCCTTGCTGCACGATGGCAGCATAAGGGGTAGAGGCATCCAAATCATTGACCTAGGTCAAAAAGGGTCTCTTTTTTCACAGATACTGCCCGCCCAGTTCATCGATGAGCGCATCGATGGGTTTGCCGGTTTCTTGTTCCAATTCTCTGCGCGCCCTCGCTAGCCGTGGGCGATAGGCGGGAAGGTCGTCCACGCACCGAAGCGCGCCGCCGTAGCGGCCCAATCGATACAGAATGCGATCGTCGTCGGAAAGGGCCAGATACTGGTCGATAATATCCAGGAGCTTGGGCTTGTCGTGAGGAAAAGTTCCTTCCAGGTTTTCCAACAGATTTCTCATGTGGTCCGACGTGAGGGTGCTGTGAAGGCTGTGCAGGTTTTCAATCATGAGGCGGATTTCCCTCACAACGTCGTCGTCGCTTAGGGTTTGAAACGCGCCCGATTGAAGATGCTCCCACAGAGGCGTGTTGGGGGGTACGCGCAAGGTGCGCAGTCGAATGAAGTGTGGATCGATAGCTTCCAGCACACGTGCCGTTTCCAGCGCGTGCTCCCGGCTCCATTGCGCGCCGCCAAGACCGGGCATGACGTATTCCGAAAGCGTCATGCCGGCTTCTTTGACTTTGATTCCGGCTTCGATGTGTTGCGCCGCGGTGGCTCCTTTGTCCATGAACTTCAGCACCGTGTCGGATCCACTTTCTAACCCGATGTGCACACGGTCCAACCCCGCTTCGCGCATTTCGCGCAGTTCTTCAAGACTCTTTCGCGCTAAGGTGGCGCTGCGGCCGTAGCTGGTCACGCGCGTGATGCCTGGAACTCTTTCCTTGAGGTAGCGCAGGGCTTCCACGAAATCCTTGGTGCGCAGGACGGGGTTGTTGGCATCCTGAAGGAAAACGGTGCCGTCCCCGTGATAGAGCCACACGGCGACATGGCGGTAGGTGCCGCTCTTGGT contains:
- the hcp gene encoding hydroxylamine reductase: MFCYQCEQTAKNEACVKLGVCGKQPDVAALQDLLTHALKGLSQVAVEGRKVGVSDREVNVFTCEALFTTLTNVNFDPEDIARFIQKTVEMREKLKARVKAAGGFVDFAQGPATLQPATSVAEMVRQGEAVGFDKDPEPNQDIRSLKHTAIFGLRGVAAYADHAQILGQEDEAVYAGLQEILADTVRLDLALNDWVGRVLRVGEINIRAMELLDAANTGTYGHPVPTKVPLGHRKGKAILVSGHDLKDLEELLKQTQGKGITVYTHGEMLPCHGYPGLKKYEHFYGHYGTAWQNQAKEFAAFPGAILMTTNCLQKPQESYKDNIFTSGVVGWPGVCHVDRWDFSPVIQRALELPGFSEDTNGAHVMVGFARNTVLGVADKVIEAVKGGAIRHFFLVAGCDGAKPGRNYYTRFVELVPQDCVVLTLACGKFRFFDKDLGTIGGLPRLMDVGQCNDAYSAVQIALALSKAFNVGVNELPLSLVLSWYEQKAVAILLSLLYLGIKNIRLGPSLPAFISPNVLQVLVQNFDIKPISTPEEDLKAILGS
- a CDS encoding radical SAM protein produces the protein MRFDFEQGPIRPPSESRSLLLRFTRNCPWNRCAFCPVYKGQAFSRRSLAEIKADIDTVRAIVDDVKALSWSMGEGGAVSEAVLQRILTDSTKSGTYRHVAVWLYHGDGTVFLQDANNPVLRTKDFVEALRYLKERVPGITRVTSYGRSATLARKSLEELREMREAGLDRVHIGLESGSDTVLKFMDKGATAAQHIEAGIKVKEAGMTLSEYVMPGLGGAQWSREHALETARVLEAIDPHFIRLRTLRVPPNTPLWEHLQSGAFQTLSDDDVVREIRLMIENLHSLHSTLTSDHMRNLLENLEGTFPHDKPKLLDIIDQYLALSDDDRILYRLGRYGGALRCVDDLPAYRPRLARARRELEQETGKPIDALIDELGGQYL